Part of the Verrucomicrobiia bacterium genome is shown below.
CGTTTTCAAAGAGGGCCGGTTCCGCTGATTGAATAGTCGCTGTTCCGGAACTGACGGTAACATTGCCGTGAACATGGAGAACGCCAGTTTCAAGATTGAGCACAGCTTGATCCGAAATAACCTCGATCGGCTCGACGGAATGGCGGGCTGCAATGACAGGCGGCGACGCAGCAACGACTGTCTGCGGTGTCGCCTCGGAATGCCGCGATGCATGGCCGGACCTGACCGATGCCACGCCTATCCGTGCGCCGCCCGCAGACAGGAGCAACATGACAACGCTCACGAGAACGCCTGCCAGGATTGCGCGCCATGTCAGGCGCAGGGCAGGACGGTAACCCGGAACAAGGAGACGCTGAATACGATCGGCTAGGCGTGATTGGCGCGATAGGCACGCAAAGGCGGGCGCCGCAGCGCCCGGGCGCAACGTTGATTCCGCGACATGAACAAGGGTTCGCACGTACTCGACTGGAGCACCACCCAGCTGAATGGCCATCGCATCACAACAGACTTCGCGTTCACATCGAATTTGCTGGCTAATCCACCAAACTGCGGGATTGAAGAACAGCAACGCCTCGGTGAACAACTGGAACAGGTTCGCGAGATAATCGCCTCGGCGTATGTGCGTCAACTCATGAAGCAGAATGAACCGAAGCTGTTCGTGTGACAATGTCGTGACAAGCGACAGCGGCAGGATCAGCGTGGGCACGAAGATTCCCATCACCGCTGGCGACGCAAGGCCTTTGGTAATGCGAACCCGAACCTGGCAGGTGATGCCCAATGCGGAACGAGCCCGCTGCACCAGTTGGTCGAGCTCCGGCAGGGTGGCCATCGAGCTTGAGCGGCGCAATCGATCAGCTCCCGCCACTTGCAGACCCGCTCGAACAAGCATCAACAGGGCTCCACAAAGCCAGCCTGGAAGGAGCCAGGCGCTCCACGGAACCGATGCTGGCAACTGCACCGTGCCCGACGCGGCAATGCTGCTCGGGGAGTCGCCGAACGCGTTGAAATCTGCGGCAACCGCGGATTTTGTTGCAAGCGAAACAGGCGAGGTGATTACTTCGGGTTGAACAGCGGCCCAAGTCATAATTGCCGAAGAGAGCACCAGGACCAGGGCTGCCACGGATAATCGATAACGCACGGCCGGGGATGCACAATGGCGCAGCGCGAAAGCCATGGCCAGCGCGACTACACCCGCCTGCCATAATGTGTGCAGGAGCGTTTCGATCAACAACGCGCACGTCCCGGAGTTTAGGAACTGGATGAGAGGCTTCATGTCTTTCCACCTTTGCGGCCGCGTTGTTCGTGTTGGGCTATGATGTCCTTGATCTTTTGAAGCTCATCGGAGGTGACGTCCTTTGTGTCGAGAAGGCACTGCACCATCGGACTAAGCGCGCCATTGAACGCGTGTTTGAGAGCGTAAAGCAATTCCCCCTTCTGAGCCTGTTCACGGGAAACTGCAGAACGAAATACAGTCACGTTTCGCTGTTTATCCGCCTTGAGCAATCCTTTGGTGACCATCCTGTCCATCAACGTTCGAACCGTGCTGTACGTCCAGGAGGTCTGCTTCTGCACCTTCTGTTGAATGTCAGGAGCCGTGCATGGTTCCAGTTCCCACACGGCTTTGATGACAGTCCACTCAGCTTCGGTCAGTTCGATAGGTGATCGCGGCATAAATATATCGTATGCCGGCGCACTATCTTTACAGGTGTAGAGATTGTCAAGCCATAAATCTACATCTGTAGATATCGGGTTGAACGCTCGTCCGGTTCGCGGGTATTCAGATCCTGGCCTCCCGATAGGATCCCTCACTTTGAACCAGTCCTGGCACAGAGAAGAGGCGAGAATCGCGAAGACAAGCTACGGCACCTGGACGTCCGTGTTTCGTGTAATTGGTGTGATTCGCGGTTGTCCCTCTTCAATCGTGCCCCGCGACACACGAGGAGATTATGAGATGAACAAGAAACACACGATCCCCCCGAAATTCGCACAATCCACGCCGCTGGTTTGCGGCGTCGTGACTCAGTTCTGCCTGGCGGATTTCAGGGTGCGCAGGTGGCGATAGCCGACCAGGCGCTGGCGTTGTTCGTCCCAGAGACGGAAGGTGAACGATTTGAAGCTGGCCAGCAGGGTGACGGGTGGGACGGTCTGAAACAACGGCTCCGAATTGTGGCACTTCTCGAGGTGATAGTTCGGAATGCGCGGGCTCAGATGATGAATGTGGTGGAAGCCGATGTTGCCCGAGAACCATTGCAGGATCTTCGGCAGCTTGTAGAACGAACTTCCCTGCAGCGCCGCCGTGGCATAATCCCAATTGTCAGTCCGCTGCCAGTACACCCCTTCAAACTGGTGCTGCACATAGAACAACCACACACCGACAGAACCCGCAACCGCCATGACAATCAATTGAATCAGCACATACGCCTTCACGCCCATTGCCATGCTTAGAAGGGCCGCAACCAGAAGCAGACCCAGGTTCGTGCCGTAGACGGAGAGCGTCTCCTTGTGGCCGGCTTTCGGCGCCGCGAAACGTTCCATCACCAGAAAGAGAAACAGCGGGGCTATCAGGAAGAGAATGATCGGATTGCGAGCCAATCGATACGAAAAGCGTTTCCAGCGGGAGGCCTCAAGATATTCCTGCACGGTGAGAGTCCAGACGTCGCCCGTCCCCCGGCGATCCAGGTCGCCCGAGGTTGAATGATGAATGGCATGCTCCCAGCGCCAGTGGAAATATGCGGTAAATGTCATGAGACCCGTAATGGTGCCCAGGATGTGATTCGCGAGCGGCGATTTGAAGAACGACCCGTGTCCGCAGTCGTGGAAAATAATGAAAATTCGGACCATGAATCCGCCTGCAAGAATCGCCAGGGGAACCGTCAGCCACCACGAAATCTTGTGAGTGTAATACATCAGCACCCAGAGGCCGATATAAGGCACCACGGTATTGATGACTTGCCAAAGCGCTGCGCGATTTGAGGGTTTCTGATAGCGGGCAACGATTTTCTTCCAATTCGGATCAACTGTCGCCGCAGATGGCACCGAAGAATTCTCTGAGTTTGTCATGATCAATACGGCGGTTCCCGCTGCACACTACATGGGATTTCCGCGCGGCTCACAGTAGTTCAACAGTGCACCAAGGGCAACCGTCAATCTCTGGAGGAGGGGCCGTGGCGGCAGGCATCGTTGCCAGCCCGTGAAACCGAGCTGCCAGCCCGCTGGAAGAAACATCAAATGAAGCGAGCGCGCGGAGAGTCCCTGAGTGTCTCTGGTGCTTATCGGCTTTTCCGGACGGCAAGGATGCAAGCCCGCTACGTCAGGCGAGATGCCTGAAGCTGCTTCCCCCGCGCAAACGCGCTTGAACAACTTTCAGCCAGTCATCGTCATCGATTTCAAAACCGCTTCCGCTTCAATGAGGCCGCCAGAATTCCGCCCACGGATGCCA
Proteins encoded:
- a CDS encoding BlaI/MecI/CopY family transcriptional regulator is translated as MPRSPIELTEAEWTVIKAVWELEPCTAPDIQQKVQKQTSWTYSTVRTLMDRMVTKGLLKADKQRNVTVFRSAVSREQAQKGELLYALKHAFNGALSPMVQCLLDTKDVTSDELQKIKDIIAQHEQRGRKGGKT
- a CDS encoding M56 family metallopeptidase, producing MKPLIQFLNSGTCALLIETLLHTLWQAGVVALAMAFALRHCASPAVRYRLSVAALVLVLSSAIMTWAAVQPEVITSPVSLATKSAVAADFNAFGDSPSSIAASGTVQLPASVPWSAWLLPGWLCGALLMLVRAGLQVAGADRLRRSSSMATLPELDQLVQRARSALGITCQVRVRITKGLASPAVMGIFVPTLILPLSLVTTLSHEQLRFILLHELTHIRRGDYLANLFQLFTEALLFFNPAVWWISQQIRCEREVCCDAMAIQLGGAPVEYVRTLVHVAESTLRPGAAAPAFACLSRQSRLADRIQRLLVPGYRPALRLTWRAILAGVLVSVVMLLLSAGGARIGVASVRSGHASRHSEATPQTVVAASPPVIAARHSVEPIEVISDQAVLNLETGVLHVHGNVTVSSGTATIQSAEPALFENGQGSAEPSHEHISSESAVAQPQLTLRAQFASVADSVARDFIRGFFGPGTSLEGAVVGILSARDLGQARRMLRANTAETMSELSVTTLPGRQASIQSLDIHKMRTGINPAARIAPGVSTRNGTNDALLVTDIELGYFLDIASDLGPVSNTVSLNLSATGKKILENQQEEVTAYIDGSRARLSISKPKIAVRQLTGKAVIWDGQTVVLTSAQPAPGAPAERLIVLVTATLIDAAGRRLNSDKDAD
- a CDS encoding fatty acid desaturase — its product is MTNSENSSVPSAATVDPNWKKIVARYQKPSNRAALWQVINTVVPYIGLWVLMYYTHKISWWLTVPLAILAGGFMVRIFIIFHDCGHGSFFKSPLANHILGTITGLMTFTAYFHWRWEHAIHHSTSGDLDRRGTGDVWTLTVQEYLEASRWKRFSYRLARNPIILFLIAPLFLFLVMERFAAPKAGHKETLSVYGTNLGLLLVAALLSMAMGVKAYVLIQLIVMAVAGSVGVWLFYVQHQFEGVYWQRTDNWDYATAALQGSSFYKLPKILQWFSGNIGFHHIHHLSPRIPNYHLEKCHNSEPLFQTVPPVTLLASFKSFTFRLWDEQRQRLVGYRHLRTLKSARQN